The following proteins come from a genomic window of Deinococcus cellulosilyticus NBRC 106333 = KACC 11606:
- a CDS encoding PAS domain S-box protein, giving the protein MTQLAPAPTDLALAWPEHAPDQFAELFAQALQAEKAIVWLQDPALPPGCLRPVGKCGLTLLETTHLDLSEPSLAHQAQQEKRIQLLWTRDLQQLGSTETTLMKAHGLDTLLCLPFRLPDGTPGMLHAATTQPFIPDIHHIVEAAQVAQALTIGLHRARQKDETTRTAQRLQQIVDRSPDMIITRHGLNIVSVNPACHDILGYHPEEMVGHDLREFMHPDDIERNLHTNQSRILQGMSVRDYRNRYLHRDGHVVHLSWSVFHEGEGHIISIARDITDRVKNEEVLRESEQRFKVIADSVPILIWMSDLSKDRIFFNKTWLEFTGESVEESLGYGWTKFVHPEDVQRYIDIYTEHFEAQKEFQIEYRLRRFDGEYRWILATGVPRFSTSGEFSGFIGGCIEMHDRKLIQEALQESRHALEESEARFKAVTDSVPILIWMSDLSKDRVFFNRTWLEFTGSSPQDSQGHGWTQFVHPEDVQRYIDIYTEHFEAQKEFQIEYRLRRHDGEYRWILANGVPRFSPGGEFVGFIGGCIEMHDRRVAQEALRQNEAQLRELMEVQKRFVADAAHEIRTPLAAIQGNLDILIRYPHIDNKDKLEIIGDVQRESSRLGRLVHDMLQLARGDSGLSFKEDEVRLDQVLLDAWRETERINRNHHMVLTDLPRVWIYGDRDRLKQLALILLENATKYTPKGGTIQLSLKTNSQSAEFRVSDSGIGISETDLPRVFERFYRVDKARHRGQDPGGTGLGLPIAKWIVDQHHGDIWMESKLGEGTHAVVRLPLSEDNSTS; this is encoded by the coding sequence ATGACCCAACTTGCACCTGCCCCCACAGACCTCGCCCTGGCCTGGCCCGAACATGCCCCTGACCAATTTGCAGAGCTGTTCGCCCAGGCATTGCAGGCAGAGAAAGCCATCGTCTGGCTGCAGGACCCTGCCCTGCCTCCAGGGTGCCTCCGGCCTGTGGGCAAATGCGGCCTGACGCTGCTCGAAACCACCCACCTTGACCTGTCCGAGCCTTCCCTGGCCCATCAGGCACAGCAGGAAAAGCGCATCCAGCTGCTCTGGACCCGGGACCTGCAGCAGTTGGGCTCCACCGAGACCACCCTGATGAAGGCCCATGGCCTCGACACCCTGCTTTGCCTGCCCTTCCGGCTTCCAGATGGCACCCCCGGGATGCTTCACGCCGCAACAACCCAGCCTTTCATTCCCGACATCCACCACATTGTGGAGGCCGCACAGGTGGCGCAGGCCCTGACCATCGGCCTGCACCGGGCGAGACAGAAAGATGAAACCACCCGGACAGCACAGAGGCTGCAGCAAATCGTGGACCGCAGCCCGGACATGATCATCACCCGACATGGCCTGAACATCGTCAGTGTCAATCCGGCCTGCCATGACATTCTGGGGTACCACCCTGAAGAAATGGTCGGTCATGACCTGCGTGAATTCATGCATCCTGACGACATTGAGCGCAACCTGCACACCAACCAGAGCCGCATTCTGCAGGGCATGTCGGTGCGCGATTACCGCAACCGCTACCTGCACAGAGATGGTCATGTGGTGCACCTCTCCTGGAGTGTCTTTCATGAAGGCGAAGGGCACATCATCTCCATTGCCCGGGACATCACCGATCGGGTGAAAAATGAAGAGGTTCTGCGTGAAAGCGAGCAGCGCTTCAAAGTCATCGCAGACAGCGTACCCATCCTGATCTGGATGAGTGACCTCAGCAAAGACCGGATTTTTTTCAACAAAACCTGGCTGGAATTCACCGGGGAAAGTGTGGAGGAGAGCCTGGGATATGGCTGGACGAAGTTCGTGCACCCGGAGGACGTGCAGCGCTACATTGACATCTACACCGAGCACTTCGAAGCCCAGAAGGAATTCCAGATCGAGTACCGCCTCAGACGCTTTGATGGGGAGTACCGCTGGATTCTTGCCACCGGGGTGCCCAGGTTCTCCACTTCCGGGGAATTTTCGGGGTTCATTGGGGGCTGCATCGAGATGCATGACCGCAAACTCATTCAGGAAGCCCTGCAGGAAAGCCGTCATGCCCTGGAGGAAAGCGAGGCCAGATTCAAAGCGGTCACCGACAGTGTACCGATCCTGATCTGGATGAGTGACCTCAGCAAAGACCGGGTGTTTTTCAACAGAACCTGGCTGGAATTCACAGGCTCTTCCCCCCAGGATTCCCAGGGCCACGGCTGGACGCAATTTGTGCACCCGGAAGACGTGCAGCGCTACATCGACATCTACACCGAGCACTTTGAGGCCCAGAAAGAATTCCAGATCGAGTACCGCCTAAGACGCCATGATGGGGAATACCGCTGGATTCTCGCCAATGGGGTTCCCAGGTTCTCACCAGGAGGAGAATTCGTGGGGTTCATCGGGGGCTGCATCGAGATGCATGACCGCAGGGTGGCCCAGGAGGCATTGCGCCAGAACGAGGCGCAGCTCAGGGAGCTGATGGAGGTGCAAAAGCGCTTCGTGGCGGATGCGGCCCATGAAATTCGCACCCCTCTGGCCGCCATTCAGGGAAACCTGGACATCCTGATCCGTTACCCCCACATCGACAACAAGGACAAACTGGAGATCATCGGTGATGTGCAAAGGGAGTCTTCCCGTCTGGGCCGCCTGGTGCATGACATGCTGCAACTGGCCCGGGGGGATTCCGGCCTTTCTTTCAAGGAAGACGAAGTGCGTCTGGATCAAGTGCTGCTGGATGCCTGGAGGGAAACCGAACGCATCAACCGCAACCACCACATGGTGCTCACGGACCTGCCCAGGGTGTGGATCTACGGGGACCGGGACCGCCTGAAGCAGCTTGCCCTGATTCTGCTGGAAAACGCCACCAAATACACCCCCAAGGGTGGAACGATTCAACTGTCCCTGAAAACCAACAGCCAGAGCGCCGAGTTCCGGGTGTCCGACAGTGGAATTGGCATCAGTGAAACGGACCTCCCAAGGGTCTTTGAGCGCTTCTACCGGGTGGACAAGGCGAGGCACCGGGGCCAGGACCCTGGAGGCACCGGGCTTGGGCTGCCCATTGCCAAATGGATTGTAGACCAGCACCACGGAGACATCTGGATGGAAAGCAAACTGGGCGAGGGCACCCATGCTGTGGTGCGTCTGCCTCTCTCAGAAGACAACTCCACGTCCTGA
- a CDS encoding erythromycin esterase family protein, translating into MQKMGLMLSMFMLSSAFATALPQEITAQYRVLSEGFTSENPQLIKQVVSEHLDHIDLDGVHSGLQALLGTFEPGALHRLDFQNHGVEVLDFQPLGYGWVVEVQRVVSGRIVSPGAAQEFTTTVTQRDTWEKEKGRWKIIRTQLLKEQSQSEGMTRTRTAYVPLDTTSLQKISKTLKPHLWQFSDNVETFPTVPQLNALLDGARVVGMGEGSHGTHEHFQLKLQLLKHLVEHHGFTVFAIEADLDDTYTIEQYVQGKGGSAEMATRSFDFWIWNTFEMQALLQWIHDHNQKRGTRPAVHVVGFDLQDPLGSLQLLSQWEGQLPEPVKAALRELLSTPADQWHITQASAPEMRKHMQELSNWAASLNPLGEETPYLQLLVRSILQGVELQSSSGLMTSQLRDRFMAENVRWVQDRLYPDQKMMLWAHNLHIAKAQVQNSGVVPMGQHLAEQLGDQYRAWGLTFPRGSIRVLDGQMQKVAHLQLPPVPADSLSALMAPPVGWVTGLNVQQAAQNRALLEWLADHGTVQTSGHLAYPDMASWSQINLVAAFDAVFSTEKSTPARALP; encoded by the coding sequence ATGCAAAAAATGGGTTTGATGCTGTCGATGTTCATGTTGTCTTCTGCTTTTGCAACTGCACTTCCCCAGGAAATCACAGCACAATACCGGGTGCTGTCAGAGGGTTTCACCAGTGAAAACCCACAGCTGATCAAACAGGTGGTTTCAGAACACCTGGACCACATTGATCTGGATGGGGTGCACAGCGGCCTGCAGGCCCTTCTGGGCACTTTTGAGCCAGGTGCACTGCACAGGTTGGATTTCCAGAACCATGGGGTGGAAGTGCTGGATTTCCAGCCCCTTGGGTACGGCTGGGTGGTTGAGGTGCAGCGGGTGGTTTCAGGAAGGATTGTCTCTCCGGGAGCAGCTCAGGAATTTACCACCACTGTGACCCAGAGAGACACCTGGGAAAAAGAAAAAGGACGCTGGAAAATCATCAGAACCCAGCTTCTGAAAGAGCAATCCCAGTCTGAAGGCATGACCCGGACCAGAACAGCATATGTGCCTCTGGACACCACTTCCCTGCAAAAAATCAGCAAAACCCTGAAGCCTCACCTGTGGCAATTTTCTGACAATGTGGAAACCTTCCCCACTGTTCCACAGCTGAATGCATTGCTGGATGGTGCCCGTGTGGTGGGGATGGGTGAGGGCAGTCACGGCACCCATGAGCATTTTCAGTTGAAATTGCAGCTGTTGAAACATCTGGTGGAACACCACGGCTTCACCGTTTTTGCCATTGAAGCAGATCTGGATGACACTTACACCATCGAACAGTATGTGCAGGGCAAGGGGGGCAGCGCAGAAATGGCCACCCGCAGCTTTGATTTCTGGATCTGGAACACTTTTGAGATGCAAGCGCTCCTGCAGTGGATTCATGACCACAACCAGAAGCGAGGAACCAGACCTGCAGTGCATGTGGTGGGATTTGACCTGCAAGACCCCCTGGGCAGCTTGCAGTTGCTGTCTCAGTGGGAAGGTCAACTTCCTGAACCTGTGAAAGCGGCCCTGAGAGAATTGCTGTCCACTCCAGCAGACCAGTGGCACATCACACAGGCCAGCGCTCCTGAAATGCGTAAACACATGCAGGAGCTCTCAAACTGGGCAGCGTCACTGAATCCCCTGGGTGAGGAGACCCCTTACCTTCAATTGCTGGTGCGGTCCATCTTACAGGGAGTGGAGCTGCAGAGCAGTTCTGGCCTGATGACCTCGCAATTGCGCGACCGTTTCATGGCAGAAAACGTGCGTTGGGTCCAGGACAGACTGTACCCTGACCAGAAAATGATGCTCTGGGCACACAACCTGCACATCGCGAAAGCGCAAGTTCAAAACAGTGGTGTGGTCCCGATGGGTCAACACCTCGCAGAGCAACTGGGAGACCAGTACCGGGCCTGGGGCCTCACCTTTCCCAGGGGCTCCATTCGAGTGCTTGACGGTCAGATGCAAAAAGTGGCACACCTTCAGTTGCCTCCAGTGCCAGCAGATTCCCTGTCTGCACTGATGGCTCCTCCGGTAGGATGGGTGACAGGATTGAACGTGCAACAGGCGGCCCAGAACCGTGCTCTGCTGGAATGGCTGGCAGACCATGGAACCGTGCAGACCAGTGGCCATTTGGCTTACCCTGACATGGCAAGCTGGAGCCAGATCAATCTGGTGGCTGCATTTGATGCGGTTTTCAGCACCGAGAAAAGCACCCCGGCCAGGGCACTACCCTGA
- a CDS encoding DUF6973 domain-containing protein: MKRSKIVMLLAGLLLSSCSTQIKDISADESKIHPSDYQRLALQNMEHLNAEGVHFVKEKKQSTDPHTTEFYKQMNEVILETLKNPQFKINPNNPNKQQLYPYSSLLPQDKPSLNPMERALCDQNAWNCLNFLDAGYVASQQSGTDFSSWQSYSINNEKDAFRHSYWNAVMTITMSYTWAQNYADTHEQGSPTQIQGGVGQQMDYHNNAVGRNVANNLPNMYKCKGVARAELHKAMRDGRLKIAKRNYFTEQVDELVGNQRYLTSSNAWSASWPASYKDLIDRLNYATC; encoded by the coding sequence ATGAAACGTTCGAAAATCGTAATGCTTCTAGCAGGATTGCTGCTTTCCTCTTGCAGCACTCAAATCAAAGACATTTCAGCAGACGAATCTAAGATTCATCCATCTGATTACCAAAGATTAGCCCTACAAAACATGGAGCACTTGAATGCCGAAGGAGTTCATTTCGTGAAGGAAAAAAAGCAAAGCACTGATCCTCACACCACTGAATTCTATAAACAAATGAACGAAGTGATTCTGGAAACTTTAAAAAATCCACAATTCAAAATTAATCCTAACAACCCCAACAAACAACAGCTGTATCCTTATAGTTCTCTACTTCCACAAGATAAACCCAGTCTAAATCCCATGGAACGAGCACTTTGTGATCAAAATGCCTGGAACTGCCTCAATTTTCTTGATGCAGGATATGTTGCATCACAGCAGTCAGGTACCGATTTCTCTTCATGGCAAAGCTATTCGATCAACAATGAAAAGGATGCATTCAGACACTCCTATTGGAATGCCGTGATGACCATTACCATGAGTTACACCTGGGCACAGAATTATGCTGATACCCATGAGCAAGGTTCACCCACACAGATCCAGGGAGGTGTCGGCCAACAAATGGATTATCACAACAACGCAGTAGGCCGAAACGTAGCAAACAATCTTCCCAACATGTACAAATGCAAAGGTGTAGCTCGTGCAGAATTACACAAGGCCATGCGTGATGGACGTCTAAAAATCGCCAAAAGAAACTATTTTACTGAACAGGTTGACGAGCTTGTAGGCAATCAAAGATATCTGACATCTTCAAATGCCTGGTCAGCGAGCTGGCCTGCCTCTTATAAAGATCTGATTGATCGTCTAAATTACGCCACCTGTTGA
- a CDS encoding response regulator gives MGDIHVLLIEDDPWVAEVNRQLIESLPPFKVVGVADTLQEARRLTLELRPHLMVVDVYLPDGSGLEWVHHLRSEGSVLDIIMITAANDVSSIQMALRDGVLDYLIKPFEKSRLHDALNRYLSRRNVYAGSNTFTQARLDRLLRHDPQVHLPKGIEQVTLDQIQNLLTEAGKPLTAEEIGGQLGISRVTAWRYLEYLVERGWAAVEALYKGSGRPQKSYARKQASSP, from the coding sequence ATGGGTGACATTCACGTTCTGCTGATCGAAGACGATCCCTGGGTCGCCGAGGTCAATCGCCAGTTGATTGAAAGCCTGCCCCCCTTCAAAGTGGTGGGCGTCGCAGACACCCTGCAGGAAGCCAGACGCCTCACCCTGGAGCTCAGGCCGCACCTGATGGTGGTGGACGTGTACCTCCCGGACGGCTCTGGCCTGGAATGGGTGCACCACCTGCGCAGCGAGGGAAGCGTGCTCGACATCATCATGATCACCGCCGCCAACGATGTGTCCAGCATCCAGATGGCCCTCCGGGACGGGGTGCTCGACTACCTGATCAAGCCTTTCGAGAAAAGCCGCCTGCATGACGCCCTCAACCGTTACCTTTCAAGACGCAACGTGTACGCAGGATCAAACACCTTCACGCAGGCCCGACTGGACCGCCTGCTGAGGCATGACCCTCAGGTGCACCTCCCCAAAGGCATTGAGCAGGTGACCCTCGACCAGATCCAGAACCTGCTCACAGAAGCTGGGAAACCCCTTACTGCAGAAGAGATCGGGGGGCAACTCGGGATCAGCAGGGTCACGGCATGGAGGTACCTGGAGTACCTCGTGGAGCGAGGCTGGGCTGCGGTGGAAGCCCTGTACAAAGGCAGTGGCAGGCCCCAGAAGAGTTACGCCAGGAAACAGGCCTCCTCCCCCTGA
- a CDS encoding DUF1349 domain-containing protein — protein MPRTHFLRALTSLAVLLAFNAQATPDDLSVLNDEFNRADSLVQWQRHDVVEGWPSQWKALDIHTTSPGHLYIEPLTSGWYAGYRAPFLFKEVTGDFVVTTRLKVEGRGGGVPQRMYSLMGLMAREPHPEVTPETWKEEEENWVFLTTGTTEPAGQPHWEVKTTVQGHSTLQVAQAPTGWVEVALLRKGAAFLFLQRQDGGTWTVHQRYLRPDLPATLQVGIIAYTDYNTLRNVMGPPHTRRTDPRVYNNRVYEGTPDLKGWVDWVHFKRPQVSSDAMNLDWSDPALVSDAKVMQLLEE, from the coding sequence ATGCCCAGAACCCACTTTTTGCGTGCCCTGACCAGCCTCGCTGTGCTGCTGGCCTTCAATGCCCAGGCAACTCCAGACGACCTCTCTGTTCTGAACGATGAATTCAACCGGGCCGACAGCCTGGTGCAGTGGCAACGCCACGATGTGGTGGAAGGCTGGCCCAGCCAGTGGAAAGCCCTGGACATCCACACCACCAGTCCGGGCCACCTGTACATTGAACCCCTCACCAGTGGGTGGTACGCAGGATACCGGGCTCCCTTTCTGTTCAAGGAGGTCACCGGGGATTTTGTGGTCACCACCCGCCTCAAAGTCGAAGGGCGAGGTGGAGGTGTCCCACAACGCATGTACTCCCTGATGGGCCTGATGGCCAGGGAGCCCCACCCTGAGGTCACCCCTGAAACCTGGAAGGAAGAAGAGGAAAACTGGGTGTTTCTGACCACCGGAACCACCGAACCTGCAGGACAGCCCCACTGGGAAGTGAAAACCACCGTGCAAGGCCACTCGACCTTGCAGGTGGCACAGGCCCCCACAGGCTGGGTGGAAGTGGCCCTGCTGCGCAAAGGAGCAGCCTTTCTGTTTTTGCAACGCCAGGATGGAGGGACCTGGACGGTGCACCAGAGGTACCTGAGGCCAGACCTTCCAGCCACACTGCAGGTGGGCATCATTGCCTACACGGACTACAACACCCTCCGGAATGTGATGGGACCACCCCACACCCGCCGCACCGACCCACGGGTTTACAACAACCGGGTCTATGAGGGCACCCCGGACCTCAAAGGGTGGGTGGACTGGGTGCACTTCAAGCGTCCACAGGTCTCATCTGACGCCATGAACCTGGACTGGTCTGATCCTGCCCTGGTTTCGGACGCAAAGGTCATGCAACTGCTCGAAGAGTGA
- a CDS encoding DUF2278 family protein, whose amino-acid sequence MPIDYWIAKVKILSSRSDNHTSGSVHHRVHARTCLDGRLRDLQLAINVLSRSNSGEAGSSHLKFVVVSPFEHPITMDLPAYFASQAPEFQGKNRAERHYLENHAFAVRPGPQDLQVRLDYLRSGLFDPGTMQVLPPSGPGVKDDLQDHLRSLLQLARQHRDCWVYVFGELWTPGANLQRRPSSLSLQKAGSFAYGIHDIHMNQGNEPRFQQADGVFQDGGLLFHFGHLGTWVGVFLAFQGQAWETDPVTGHRLF is encoded by the coding sequence ATGCCCATCGATTACTGGATCGCCAAGGTCAAAATTCTCTCTTCACGTTCAGACAACCACACCAGCGGTTCGGTGCACCATCGGGTTCATGCCCGCACCTGTCTCGATGGTCGGTTGCGGGACCTGCAGCTTGCCATCAATGTGCTGTCCCGCAGCAACTCTGGTGAGGCAGGATCAAGCCACCTGAAGTTTGTGGTTGTAAGTCCGTTTGAGCACCCGATCACCATGGATCTTCCAGCGTATTTTGCTTCACAGGCACCTGAGTTTCAGGGCAAAAACCGTGCAGAGCGCCATTACCTGGAAAACCACGCCTTTGCTGTGCGTCCCGGGCCCCAGGACCTGCAGGTGCGCCTCGATTACCTGAGATCTGGTCTGTTTGATCCAGGCACCATGCAGGTGCTGCCTCCCTCTGGTCCAGGTGTGAAAGATGATCTGCAGGACCACCTGCGCAGCCTTTTGCAACTGGCAAGGCAGCACAGGGACTGCTGGGTGTATGTGTTTGGAGAATTGTGGACGCCCGGGGCAAACCTCCAGCGCAGACCCAGCAGCCTTTCTCTGCAGAAGGCGGGCTCTTTTGCCTACGGCATCCACGACATCCACATGAACCAGGGGAATGAACCCAGGTTTCAGCAGGCCGATGGGGTCTTTCAGGATGGGGGCCTGCTGTTCCATTTTGGGCATCTCGGCACCTGGGTGGGGGTGTTTCTGGCTTTTCAGGGGCAGGCCTGGGAAACAGATCCGGTGACCGGTCACCGACTTTTCTGA
- a CDS encoding LacI family DNA-binding transcriptional regulator, translated as MPRKSTLKDVADAVGVSPSTVSKVLSGTARVSVETRLRIEQAIEDLHYIPNVVARGLVQGQTYCIGVVTQAISSPFYGAAMLGVQEALDDTEYAPLYMDGRWMPRREEQALGRMMGRVDGIIVLGGRLDDDRVAHYARRVPLICVGRKIEGLEHQSLMVDNDAGARLAVEHLLELGHRKIAHIAGSPQQPDAEARKQTYLNLLQAEGIEVKPSWIVHGDFREQSGTLAMLQLLESGERFSAVFCANDQMAYGAMLALYRAGLRVPEDVSLIGFDDAYTSSFVLPPLTTVHQPMEEAGRAAAQGMLDLLEGKDINLGHLKPRLIVRESVRAHW; from the coding sequence GTGCCTAGAAAATCCACCCTCAAAGATGTCGCGGACGCCGTGGGTGTCTCTCCCAGCACGGTGTCCAAAGTGCTTTCTGGCACCGCTCGCGTGTCTGTCGAAACCCGACTGCGCATTGAGCAGGCCATCGAGGACCTGCATTACATCCCGAATGTGGTGGCCCGTGGGCTGGTGCAGGGCCAGACGTACTGCATCGGGGTGGTCACGCAGGCCATTTCCAGCCCGTTTTATGGTGCGGCCATGCTCGGGGTGCAAGAAGCCCTTGATGACACCGAGTACGCCCCCCTCTACATGGATGGCCGCTGGATGCCCAGAAGGGAAGAGCAGGCCCTGGGCCGCATGATGGGCCGGGTGGATGGCATCATCGTGCTGGGAGGACGGCTCGACGATGACCGGGTGGCCCATTATGCCCGACGGGTGCCCCTGATCTGTGTGGGTCGCAAGATTGAAGGGCTGGAACACCAGTCCTTGATGGTGGACAACGACGCTGGAGCCCGTCTGGCAGTGGAACACCTGCTGGAACTCGGGCACCGAAAGATTGCCCACATTGCAGGTTCACCCCAGCAGCCAGATGCCGAGGCCCGCAAGCAAACCTACCTGAACCTGCTGCAAGCCGAGGGCATCGAAGTGAAACCCAGCTGGATTGTGCACGGGGATTTCCGGGAGCAGTCTGGCACGCTGGCCATGCTGCAACTGCTGGAGTCCGGAGAGCGTTTTTCGGCGGTGTTCTGCGCCAACGACCAGATGGCTTACGGGGCCATGCTTGCCCTTTATCGGGCAGGACTCAGGGTCCCCGAGGACGTTTCCCTGATTGGCTTTGACGATGCCTACACGTCCTCTTTTGTGCTCCCTCCCCTCACCACCGTGCACCAGCCGATGGAAGAAGCAGGCCGCGCAGCCGCCCAGGGCATGCTCGACCTGCTTGAAGGAAAGGACATCAACCTCGGGCACCTGAAGCCCCGACTGATCGTGCGAGAATCGGTGCGTGCACACTGGTGA
- a CDS encoding SDR family oxidoreductase, with product NMNSTPTLHGKVALVAGGTRGAGRGIAVELGQAGATVYVTGRTTRHHTSDYHRQETIEETAHLVTEAGGTGIPVQVDHLQREQVQDLMGRIEKEHGHLDVLVNAIGAEHLMEVGTRFWETGLEKGLQVMDTALRTHLITTHLALPLIKKRGLVVCLTDGTYAYNHHHYRMTVFIDLAKTSLTRFCWTLAQDTTEREVTVVSLTPGWLRSEFMLDAYGVTEENWRDAIEKEPGFATSETPYFIGRAVAALAADPEKSRWSGQSLSSGQLAKVYGFRDVDGSQPDSWRYMLDLERNGKANPEDYR from the coding sequence GCAACATGAACAGCACACCCACATTGCATGGAAAGGTGGCCCTGGTGGCCGGAGGAACCCGGGGCGCAGGTCGGGGCATCGCCGTGGAGCTCGGGCAGGCAGGGGCCACCGTGTACGTCACCGGACGCACCACCCGACACCACACCTCCGACTACCACAGGCAAGAAACCATCGAAGAAACCGCACATCTGGTCACCGAGGCAGGCGGAACCGGCATTCCCGTCCAGGTGGACCACCTGCAAAGGGAACAGGTCCAGGACCTCATGGGCCGCATTGAAAAAGAACACGGGCACCTGGATGTGCTGGTCAACGCCATCGGGGCGGAACACCTGATGGAAGTGGGCACCAGATTCTGGGAAACAGGGCTGGAAAAAGGCCTGCAGGTGATGGACACCGCCCTGCGCACCCACCTGATCACCACCCACCTGGCCCTGCCCCTCATCAAAAAACGAGGACTGGTGGTGTGCCTCACCGACGGCACTTACGCATACAACCACCACCACTACCGCATGACGGTGTTCATTGACCTGGCCAAAACCTCCCTCACCCGCTTTTGCTGGACCCTCGCCCAGGACACAACAGAGCGAGAAGTGACGGTGGTCTCCCTCACCCCGGGGTGGTTGCGCTCAGAATTCATGCTGGACGCTTACGGGGTCACCGAAGAAAACTGGCGGGATGCCATCGAGAAAGAACCTGGTTTTGCCACCTCAGAAACCCCTTATTTCATTGGAAGGGCGGTGGCTGCACTCGCAGCCGATCCTGAGAAATCCCGCTGGTCCGGGCAGTCCCTGTCCAGTGGACAGCTGGCAAAGGTGTATGGGTTTCGGGACGTGGATGGGTCGCAGCCGGATTCCTGGAGGTACATGTTGGATCTGGAAAGAAACGGCAAGGCCAATCCTGAAGATTACCGGTGA
- a CDS encoding ATP-binding protein, which translates to MKTTYLFRPRSKMVSQTTMGKQLMTEEVVPPARKKRLGVSQRFFVMQFVLFSVLTVILGSIQAVTTVQRTRTEYGERALVISQMVANVPTVIDYLNHPEERIAINPLMNHLREQVHADFLVVGSKLGIRYAHPFPPEISEHIMSGDSKEDVLAETHPIETGEGNLGNFIWGKASVHDPDGYVIGMVSTGFLLPTVQSVAWRVVWDILPWYGLSVVFALISSVVVSRRIRREMFNLEPEQIASLVYQHRLVLGALNEGVMVISSQGQVMLANGRAAGLLELHRQSGPLSEWWPEWHDLHQQHEGDFEGVSLNFGPRPLLVSRFGLPEDQAVVVIRDREEAMNLAEELTQVKQYATMLRAQTHEFMNRLHTIGGLIQLDKPELALEVVQGEVKQHQQIREIMQDIEIPQVAALLIGKHERARELGIPFEIDPLSNLQANWDRTTRDVLVLTLGNLIENAFDAALENHRAPIRVQIAEDPEGLQLEVQDGGSGIPEDLLERIFDQGFSTRGEGRGYGLHLIQQQLKLVHGHIECFRQDHRTTFRVSIPRQEGQHG; encoded by the coding sequence ATGAAGACCACCTACCTGTTCAGACCGAGGTCCAAAATGGTTTCACAGACCACCATGGGAAAACAACTGATGACCGAGGAGGTCGTGCCCCCGGCGCGCAAGAAGCGTCTGGGGGTGTCCCAGCGTTTCTTCGTGATGCAATTCGTGCTCTTCTCGGTCCTGACGGTGATCCTGGGAAGCATCCAGGCGGTCACCACCGTGCAGCGCACCCGCACCGAGTACGGAGAGCGTGCCCTGGTGATCTCCCAGATGGTCGCCAACGTTCCCACCGTGATCGATTACCTGAACCACCCGGAGGAACGCATCGCCATCAATCCCCTGATGAACCACCTGCGGGAACAGGTGCATGCGGATTTTCTGGTGGTGGGCAGCAAACTCGGCATCCGCTACGCCCACCCGTTCCCTCCGGAAATCAGCGAGCACATCATGTCCGGCGACAGCAAGGAGGATGTGCTCGCAGAAACCCACCCCATCGAAACCGGTGAAGGCAACCTGGGGAACTTCATCTGGGGCAAGGCCTCGGTGCATGATCCAGATGGTTACGTGATCGGGATGGTTTCGACGGGATTTTTGCTCCCCACCGTGCAGAGCGTGGCCTGGAGGGTGGTGTGGGACATTCTGCCGTGGTACGGGCTCAGCGTGGTGTTTGCCCTGATCAGCAGTGTGGTGGTGAGCCGCCGCATCCGCCGGGAGATGTTCAACCTGGAGCCCGAACAGATCGCCTCTCTGGTCTACCAGCACCGACTGGTCCTCGGGGCCCTGAACGAAGGGGTGATGGTGATTTCCTCGCAGGGACAGGTGATGCTCGCCAATGGACGTGCAGCGGGACTGCTGGAACTGCACAGACAGTCCGGTCCCCTGAGCGAATGGTGGCCCGAGTGGCACGACCTCCATCAGCAGCACGAGGGGGATTTTGAGGGGGTCAGTCTGAACTTTGGACCCCGGCCTCTGCTGGTCAGCCGTTTCGGACTTCCTGAAGACCAGGCGGTGGTGGTGATCCGGGACCGCGAGGAGGCCATGAACCTCGCAGAAGAACTCACCCAGGTGAAGCAGTACGCCACCATGCTGCGCGCCCAGACCCACGAATTCATGAACCGGCTCCACACCATCGGGGGCCTGATCCAGCTGGACAAACCCGAACTGGCTTTAGAAGTGGTGCAGGGTGAGGTCAAGCAGCACCAGCAGATCCGGGAAATCATGCAGGACATCGAAATCCCACAGGTCGCTGCCCTGTTGATCGGCAAACACGAACGGGCCAGGGAACTCGGGATTCCCTTCGAGATCGATCCCCTCTCCAATCTGCAGGCAAACTGGGACCGCACCACCCGGGACGTGCTGGTCCTCACCCTCGGAAATCTGATTGAAAACGCTTTTGATGCTGCCCTCGAAAACCACCGTGCCCCCATCCGGGTGCAAATTGCAGAAGACCCGGAAGGCCTGCAACTTGAAGTGCAAGACGGAGGATCAGGCATCCCGGAAGACCTGCTGGAGCGCATTTTCGATCAGGGGTTCTCCACACGGGGCGAAGGGCGAGGGTATGGCCTCCACCTGATCCAGCAGCAACTCAAACTGGTCCACGGGCACATCGAGTGCTTCAGGCAGGACCACAGGACCACATTCCGGGTCAGCATCCCAAGACAGGAGGGGCAGCATGGGTGA